GGGTATTTCTGTGTCAACTGTATCCAGGGCATTGAACGATAAATATGACATTAATCCAAATACCAAAAAACTTGTCAACCAGGCAGCAATAGATCTTGATTACAAGCCAAATCTGATAGCCCAAAGTTTGCATAAAGGCAATAGCCATATTATTGGAGTGGTTGTTCCGGAGATTGAACATCCTTATTTTGCAAAAATGCTGGCCGGGATTCATAACATTATTAATCATACTGCTTATAGTATTATTGTATGCCATTCCAATGAATCGGCCGAGTTAGAATTTTTACATATCGAAAAATTATTGAGCTACCGTGTCGATGGTATTTTGATCAGTCATTCTAAAACCGTAAATGATTTCAGTCACATACTGAAAGTAATTAATAAGAAAGTTCCTATTCTAAATATAGACCGAACAGTTGATCTATTTGATATTCCAAAAGTTGCTAATAATGACATAAATGGGAGTAAAGAATTAGTAAAACATTTAATTGCATGTGATTACAAAAGAATAGCAATAGTTTCCGGACCCGAAAATTTGTCAATTACACATAAACGTACCCAAGGGTATGAAGAAGCTATTGTAGAAAGTGGATTTGAAATTGATAGAGAACTAATGGTAAATTCAGACTTCACATCTTCCGGTTTGGTTTCTGCATTCGAATCGCTCATGAATCTGCCCAACCCCCCTGATGCAATATTTTGTATATTTTTCAAAGATGCGATAGACATTATCAAATTGGCTAAAAAAAGAAATTTAAGGATTCCTGAACAACTGGGCGTAGCTGCTTTTGGTGACGATGCGATTTCGGGTAATGTAGAACCCACTTTGACTGCTTATAACCCCAATCCGGTAAAACTTGGGGAAGTATCTGTTGCGATTTTGCTCAATAAAATCAAAACCAAAGAAAACCCAAAAGAAATGAGTACAATAATCCAGGGAGAATTAATTGTACGGGATTCGACCAGGAAAGTGGGGATTTAATTATGGATTAAATTTAAAATTGATTTTTTTTGAAATAAGAGAACCCTAAAAATACCTTTAAAATATGGGAGCCGGGTGAAAGTTTAAGATAAAATTTTCAGGAATCTAAAAGCAATTACTTTAACTAGTTAAACTTCATTCTGAAAATTTAAGTGAATTAAGGTTTTCGTTTTTATGAAAAAAATCAATAATTTTGGATGGAAAAAATAATGATTTAATCACTGAATATCAAAATATTAACAATATGAAAAAGTTACTAACTGTTTTGTTCTTTTTGGGTTTGTCTATTACTTCCTTTTCGCAAAATCTTACCTTAAAAAAAACACTACTTGACCAGATCAGGAGTACACATCATGGTAAAAACTGGTTTGTGTCTATCGATGTGGCACTGCAGGGTGTCACTGCTGAGCAAGCCAACTGGCATGACAACTCAGGCAATCACAGCATCGGGCAGTTGACTTCACATTTGGTTTTCTGGAATGAAAGGATTCTCAGAGGCTTCAGAAATGAGACACCTGAAAAATTCAGTGGCAACAATGAGGAGTCATTTACGAAATTTGAAAAAGAAAGCTGGGAAAAAACCCTGAAAAAACTTTCAGATATAATGCTGGGACTAGAAGCCGAAATCGAAAAAGCTGATGATGAAAAGTTGGTAAAAATCGCTGAAACTGTGGCCAATACCGCTACTCACAATGCCTACCATACCGGTCAAATTATCTTCGCCCGCAAGCTACAGGGAAGCTGGAATCCTGAGAATGGGGTGAAGTAGAAATTATTCATCACTACCAAGGTTCTAAGTTTTACAAAAAATCTGTGTTCTTTGACATCAGTTCCGTGCCAACTGTTTATTATTTTGTGAATAGAGCCCCAGAAAAAATAATCGTAAATGAATAATCGAATCAATCGTAAATCGAATCATCTCGCCATTCTCCGCTCCATCCTTCTGACGCGGGTTTGGTTTTTTCCATCAAGACGCGAAGCTACAGCCCATAGTGCAGCAGGCAACCAGCCTATGATGGTGATTTGAAGTAATAAACACAAAATACCACTGAGAATTTTTCCTCTAAGTAAAAAAGATAACCAGGGCACCAAAACTGCAATCAATAACATAGCTTTTCCATTTTTTGTAAAGATAATTAGTATAAATCGGCTCGTTGAAACCATTTTTTATGAATGGTGATTTTATCTTTTGAGCCTTTCAGAAAATCCTTTAACCTGTATTTCAATTATTTAGAAAGTTTAAAAAAAAATATTAAAAATAATTTTGAGAAACCAAACGGTTGCATATATATTTGCAACTGATTAGTTTCATAATAAAATGAGAAGAGATATTTTTCAGGCAATAGCCGACCCCACCCGCAGAGCCATTATAGCCCTGATAGCCCTGCAGGCTATGACACCCAATGCCCTCGCCGAACATTTCGACAGTACCCGTCAGGCAGTATCGAAACACCTTAAAATACTGACAGAGTGTGAGTTAATACAGCAGGAGCAAAAAGGCCGGGAGATATATTATAAACTGGAAATTGACAAAATGAAAGAAATAGACATTTGGCTGGAGCAGTTTAGGAAAATCTGGGAAAGCCGGTTTAATCAATTGGATGCTTTATTGGAAACGCTTAAACAAATTAAAAAATGAAAAAGCCTTTTATATTTGACTTTGAGCCTTACAAGGCCAGCAACACGCTTACCATCAAACGTGAATTTGCTGCCGGTCGACAGCTGGTTTGGGACTGTTACACCAAAGCCGAATACCTCAGCCGGTGGTTTGCTCCAACACCACTCACCTCAATCACTAAGTCGATGGACTTTAGAGATGGTGGGCACTGGCACTATGCAATGGTGGAGCCAAATGGCACCGAGCATTGGGGTTGGACAGACTTTGTGCATATTCAGCCCATTGATTATTACACTTCCAAAGATGCATTTTGCGATGCAAACGGAAAGGTAAATTCAGACTTACCTACAGCTCATTGGAAAGTTTCTTTTAGTGATTTGGGTAAAAATACGGTTATTGAAACCCTGGTAACCTATAATAGTCAGGCTGATTTAGAAACTGTAATCAATATGGGTATGGAACCGGGAATGATCTCTACTCTGGAAAGACTCGACGATTTACTTTTGGAAATATGCAATTAATTTACTTTAAATTAACATATTATGAAAACCGCTTTGACATTTGATTTTGAGGTTGACAAAGTCAATAACCGAATTTATATAAACAGAGAATTTGCCGCTAATGTCCAGCTGGTTTGGGACGCCTGGACCACCGCCGAGCTTTTAGACCAATGGTGGGCACCCAGACCTTATGAAACCCAAACCCAGTCTATGGATTTTAGAAATGGAGGAAGATGGTATTATGCAATGGTGAGTCCGGAAGGTGAAAAACATTGGTGTGTTGCTGACTACAGCAATATTGAATTCCAAAAGTGTTTTAATCATTTGGACGCTTTTTGCGATGAAAATCAGGTATTAAACAACCAAATGCCAAGAACAAAATGGGCAAGTAATTTTACCGCAAACGGAGACAATACCCTGGTAAATTTGACTTTAGAGTACGAAAAACCAGAAGACCTGGAGAATATTATTAAAATGGGCTTTAAAGAAGGATTCACCATGGCGATGGACAATCTCGATCAATATATTGCAGCACAATTTTACCTTCGAAAACAAAACCAAAAAGACAAACATTCAAGAGTAAGTACCTATCTTAACTTCCCGGGAAATACCGAAGAAGCCTTTGAATTTTATAAGTCGGTGTTTAAAAATGAGTATTCTGGTGCAGGAATACAGCGTTTCGGGGTTTTACCCACAGACCCTACTCAGCCTCCCATAGCCGAAAACGTTAAAAACATGGTACTTCACATTGAGCTCCCAATCATGAACAATCATATTTTAATGGGTACAGATGCTCCCAAAGA
The sequence above is a segment of the Cytophagaceae bacterium genome. Coding sequences within it:
- a CDS encoding LacI family DNA-binding transcriptional regulator, with product MQKCLKCGKVDGIIKSGKVRGKQRYYCKLCDFSFVLEQTIPELSKNKGLTTIVDIARHLGISVSTVSRALNDKYDINPNTKKLVNQAAIDLDYKPNLIAQSLHKGNSHIIGVVVPEIEHPYFAKMLAGIHNIINHTAYSIIVCHSNESAELEFLHIEKLLSYRVDGILISHSKTVNDFSHILKVINKKVPILNIDRTVDLFDIPKVANNDINGSKELVKHLIACDYKRIAIVSGPENLSITHKRTQGYEEAIVESGFEIDRELMVNSDFTSSGLVSAFESLMNLPNPPDAIFCIFFKDAIDIIKLAKKRNLRIPEQLGVAAFGDDAISGNVEPTLTAYNPNPVKLGEVSVAILLNKIKTKENPKEMSTIIQGELIVRDSTRKVGI
- a CDS encoding winged helix-turn-helix transcriptional regulator, which produces MRRDIFQAIADPTRRAIIALIALQAMTPNALAEHFDSTRQAVSKHLKILTECELIQQEQKGREIYYKLEIDKMKEIDIWLEQFRKIWESRFNQLDALLETLKQIKK
- a CDS encoding DinB family protein, producing the protein MKKLLTVLFFLGLSITSFSQNLTLKKTLLDQIRSTHHGKNWFVSIDVALQGVTAEQANWHDNSGNHSIGQLTSHLVFWNERILRGFRNETPEKFSGNNEESFTKFEKESWEKTLKKLSDIMLGLEAEIEKADDEKLVKIAETVANTATHNAYHTGQIIFARKLQGSWNPENGVK
- a CDS encoding SRPBCC domain-containing protein, producing the protein MKTALTFDFEVDKVNNRIYINREFAANVQLVWDAWTTAELLDQWWAPRPYETQTQSMDFRNGGRWYYAMVSPEGEKHWCVADYSNIEFQKCFNHLDAFCDENQVLNNQMPRTKWASNFTANGDNTLVNLTLEYEKPEDLENIIKMGFKEGFTMAMDNLDQYIAAQFYLRKQNQKDKHSRVSTYLNFPGNTEEAFEFYKSVFKNEYSGAGIQRFGVLPTDPTQPPIAENVKNMVLHIELPIMNNHILMGTDAPKEMGFNVTIGNNMHIQLEPETREEADRIFAGLSEGGTISMPLQEMFWGAYFGSFIDKFGINWMINCRN
- a CDS encoding YqaE/Pmp3 family membrane protein, producing the protein MLLIAVLVPWLSFLLRGKILSGILCLLLQITIIGWLPAALWAVASRLDGKNQTRVRRMERRMAR
- a CDS encoding SRPBCC domain-containing protein; the protein is MKKPFIFDFEPYKASNTLTIKREFAAGRQLVWDCYTKAEYLSRWFAPTPLTSITKSMDFRDGGHWHYAMVEPNGTEHWGWTDFVHIQPIDYYTSKDAFCDANGKVNSDLPTAHWKVSFSDLGKNTVIETLVTYNSQADLETVINMGMEPGMISTLERLDDLLLEICN